ttcgaagtgggatctttttccattcctgtattagaaccttttttaacacgttgttcgccacgtcacccatatatgggtgacagggATTTTTCccaaaggaattaaaaaaattattttgaagatcAGATGATAAAGTAAACAAGTTTGGATAggatttgtaaattttgacGAGGTTGCAAAACTAGATACTAACGcgaatattgaattatatagtTCCCAATTGcataagaacaaaattttagcttcGTAAATATTGTCATGAGTATATGTTTGGCgtcgaaaatgttaaaagtactttcctggtaatttgatgttttctaattcgtacggaacaataaatgaatgtgtttacgttacaaactctactgtaaatggttcgtcataagaatcgtacaaatacttattgcttctatacttttacccagttttcgcatttttttgttaatttcacaaataatattaactagtaaatattgtttgaattatatctatcttagagacttccgagaatatgtaaaatatcatcgattataaaaaaagaagttaagaaactacaatttcacacaaaagtttttttggaaattggtcggtgtacgaatactttctacacgcACTGTATATTGTCGCCTATGAAATGGTACCACGACGATTTGCACaagattagaatttttattgtacagcGTATTTTTGATACTGATATCCAGAAGCttcgataattgaaattagCCATTAGTACtgcgtatatatttttaaatagaaatatatggTATTTATCTCTTGTTCTAACTTGCAGTTTCGACttagaaaacattattttattttgttcagtCCAGTAAGGAAAAAggttgtgaaaaaaaaacgtgtcTTTCATTGGTTACAAAAAAGAATGGACATCGCTGGTCTAATACTTGACCGATTCGAAGTTCAATCGATAAGTAGGTGTCTGTCATGAACAGGTCACGACCAATGTGGATCAAGAGAACGAAACAGATTTTGACCTCGAATTCGTGCTAAAATTATCGTGCCTTACGAAATTGTAATTGCCGTGCACTCTTCAATGGGCATCTGTGCGACCGAAGGAGATCCTCTCGCGAAAGTATTTCGCGCGAAGCGTGTTCTTGTGACCTACAAACGTGAGATCTCATAATCTGACAACGGACCATTTTGGTTGAGGATTCATGTTTGGCTACGTAGACAGCCGTGCTGCACGAGTCCGCAAAAATCCCTCGTAATAGAAATCGACTGACAGCTCTCAATTTCGGGCGAATCGAACgaccttttatttttagtgtGAATGACTGAAGCCAAAATTTCGCGTTCTGTCACATCCGCAGTCGCAAGAAATTCTGCATTTCAAGCTGTAAGAAACCGAACGTTGGCATAATGTTTTACACACACCGACgggttttataaatatgaagtGCACAGCATTGctacgaattatttttctattcaaacGTATATTTCCGTATGCGTGGAAAACACtttgcaaattaatttgatgTTATTGCatggaaatatgaaaaaatagtaGTTTTCTTTGAATACTGTCTAAACCTATAAATCGTTTATCACAGTCAAACtattatttctgtttgattGGTAATTTAGAGTGGATAGTATGGATTGCGTAccttctatatatttattacgtaaCTACTATTGAGCTTAGCTAAATTAATGCAAAGTTCCGTCGGTCAGGTAAATCTTATGTCgcttaaaatacaattttatgtaaattctttcaaaattatgtaGCATGAATTCGCTGTATCGTTCTCGTAATACTCTAGGTCACTTGTGCATTTCATAAATCACTGCAGTGCCATGATCGCGTATTATCTGCATTTGGccgaaataatgtacattgttagAGCTACGGAAAGGTGCTTACTGGAGCCACGTTCAATACGTCAAAATACTCTCAATCGCAACCGGAGCAAGTTGTATCTCTGATTCGCGAGCAAATCTCGCCTAATATGAATTACGAGTACCGCTGATGAGCACAGTTCGTcggaatttttcgaatttgcCCACCTACAGACCTAAtcgtattataaaataagttactaGGCCATCGGTCGATAGAACGCCTACTCCGTATCTAGAACTCGCGGCGTCTTTGACTCTTAACGGTGTCCAAAGCTCTGATGCCACGAAAGGAATAAATAATGCGTGTactcttaaattattatcgagTTAATTATATAGACGCTGGTAtcataaaaatgaacgatacgTGACAAACATCTGCTCGCCATTCGAATTTCGCACCGGAACAACGTGCACTAGTTAAAGTATCATTCAAACATCATATTGCGTTCTAAGACCGATCAATTTTCGGTGGATAAATTCGTCACGTACCTGAACTTCTAAACAGCGTTTTGGACTGAAACGGAAGAGTGCCATTGTTCTTAATATCCTGGCTTACGGATCCTTCTTCTTTCTTGTTACCGTCAAACCAACTATCCAACTGACCACGCGGAGCTCTGGCGCCCAACTCAACTAACTCCTCTGCTAGTTAGTCATGGATATTGCCAACAGCGCATGCGCACAATGGGAGGTATCCTCGAAGGATCATTTGTATCTATAAATCTGCCACGTTACGTTCATAAAAAATCTTGAATAAGTTTGATTTTACCATCGTTGTTACCAGTACATTAGGAGAGTAAAGCGCAGGGTTTAATTGTATTATCGTAATCAACGGTTACAATTTatcacaattttaataaatgtttcatacgatttattatataaatttaatattttaatacctCAGTGACGCGTCGGTATAGGGACTTTTAACGATTGGTAGCTGCTCTTTAATTTGGCGGGTAATACGAGTATGTTTATTCTTTAGATGTACAATATTGGAACACAAAAACTGTTGTAATtgtcgtttgtttttttttggaatcgtaattattttttccatcttCGGATGATCatctagaaatatttaatttcttacatATTTCTGATGACAACGACGTTCTACAAATCACAAATACacgaatatatatgtatattgtatatcgtacctttatttattgaaaaaaagaactgaaAATTTACCTGTTCAGTGTGAACAAATGAAAGCCGGAAGTAGTTCCACTTGCAAGGATATCTTTGATGACATTTGTAACTAATTCTATTCCATAGTTACGCACTTCATCGTCATTGTTTTTTATTGGTTGTAAAATGTCTACAATACCCCGTGGTActctaaaattacaaatttttgacattttctCGAGAGACGCATAACTAGGAATGGATAAAACGCCGGGAATAATCGGAACATTGATTCCAATTTTGTTACAATCATTCACGAACTTAATAAAAACGTCTGCTTCAAAAATGACTTGAGTTATGATCAAATCAGCACCAGCGTCAAccttgaaatgaaattattgttaacgtttatacatttgttaaataaagtaaaaataaagtatgtactttttcttttaaatataacaaatctAATTCCTTAGATGGCGATTCTGGATGCATTTCAGGATAACCAGCTAcacatatgcaaaatatattcccaaattcatttcttataAAACGCACTAAATCTACAGCGTGTGGAAAGTCAGTATTTGCAATTGCAGAATCTGGAAATTcggttttataaaattcaacggaaattaattaaaatttcggaTTGAAAGtcaatcaaaaaataaaagagggGGTAGCTATATTTAATGGAAACAGGAAATTTGAGATTcaaataattctataaaaatatctgATTACCTCCtcttaatacaaaaatattgattactcCAGAATCCaatgctttctttaaaataattagtatATCTGCGCGAGTTAAGTTACCAATGACTATATGAAGAATTGTATTGCTTGGAAATTGTCGAATCACCTCTAAAGATGGATAATCTTTTGCCATATTTTTCGTATGCCACGTTAATGCATAAAAGAGTGGACGATACTTATTTATCTCTGCAAAAAAACTAATAGGGCAAATTTCTATAACGAAAATACAtacttatatacatattatgtattacgtaatacataatgtatatacaaacCTTTGATAAaagtcattattttttatgggTGAAAGCTCGAAACTACAAAACCTAAATTTTGCATCAAATgaatcttttaataattttctcaaGTCAACGATTTCGTTTCCAATGTTTTTAGGTGGAAAATAACTCGTAACCTTATTGCATTCACTATCACCAACAGGTTTTTCCCGTGATTCATTTTCCcgaacaaatttgttcatcGTGTCACCGAAAAAAACACTTGTTACGACTACGTATTTTCTTCTTATCCTCGGAACTATATGAGACCAATTTTGATAACATCGGATTGTGTAATACATGGAATTCGTAACCAATTCCATGTGGGAGTAATCTCTTGAAAAGaacgacaaaataaataaaaatgcagaaCAACGTGGCAAATAtgctataaatatattcatataaataattaaacagatATAGATCGgttattatatttagtttaaaaaaatactttattgaaagaaagattgaaatatatttatcataatattaCTAGTGTtcataatacaatttatttttacttcttttttggtaaatataattttctacaaaCTTCTGTTATTGGAATATCAAAAACAGGAGGTATGCCACCTGAAACTGTTTCTTTCTTGGGATGCGAATGTTTATCTGTAATAGTTGCAATATCGTCTACATTTGGTGTcatcaataaatttaaagctGGATAAATAAGAAATGCAAAGGTAGCAAGAGCTGTTAAAGCCCAAATTGGAATTGCTACTGCCCAATACTTGGAAGGCCAATATGTTAATCCTAAATTATGTAATGTTTCATCTGGTACTATTGCCCAAACtaagaacaaaaagaaaagcataTTTGATCCTATATACAGAGCATATCCATAAACGGATCTTGGTCCATAGGGAGCAGGAGTATGCTccattttacataatatttacttaataataattataagtaGGCGCAGGTGGTCCAAATTGTTGAATAGTTTCAGTTACTAAAATCAAACTATCAAAAAATGATGTCAGTGCTACTCTGACTTTTCTTGCTTCGGCTCCAGAAaataatctataaaaataatacattaacaATGGAATGTAATGtacaaacataattattataaatatacacaataAACTTACActtgcaaaatattattatttaatgtcaAATCTTTTGAAACGCCACTTCTTGAAGGCTCTTTATCAACTCTAAGGacttgataaataatttctgccTCCCTTGCCGATGGGAAAGGTatagataaatttctatttaaaattaaggtTATTTAAGCAaaacttataaaaatgtatacaatacCAAAAAATTACTGTTTCAAAGGATACACACTTAGAGTACTCATAGTATCAGAAAGTCACTTaattcattaacattaaagTATTTTCGCAATTACAATTAAGAAAACGtctcaataatatttatatagacaTTTTTTACAATGTACGCAATCTCTTACGGATAATATTTGATCGCCAACCCCCCAAAACGAATTAACCAATACAGCAattcagatatttaaaatgaaaattaaaaaacaattaaaacaagtAAATTATCTATTCAACGTGTTATCAATGTGAAAGTGTGCGTTTTTCAAGTACATGTGAGTGCACATAAATCTAGTAATTTTGTATGAATGTACTGTGTTTTGCCGTCTCCAGCTGATTCCTGAAACAACACAAATAGTATCAAAGCTTGGTACATTACGCGGtgaatgcaattttttaaataaaaatacgcgtaattttatatacttgaAGCGTAATGGGACGTAggaaaagtaaacgaaaacCTCCAAGTAAAAAGAAAGCTATACAACCTTTAGATACGCAATTTAATTGTCCGTTTTGTAACCACGAGAAATCATGTGAGGTTAAAATGTGGGTATAACAAAATTGCTATCAATATCtgttgtttacattttttatccttcaatttctttttcatttacagGGATAAGTCAAGAAATACAGCAAGAATTACCTGCAGGGTATGCTTAGAAGATTTTCaaacaacaataaatttactttctgAACCTCTGGATGTATACAATGATTGGATTGACGCATGTGAAAGTGCAAATTGAAGTTTTATTACTTCTGTATATCATATTTACAGTACTgataaacttttcttttttgtttttactaaaatatcAGTATTCTGTAATGTGAATTTACATCAAATGTGCAATGGGAGAactattttgtttcgtttattttaaacattgatGATTAGAATGTTATATACATTCTATTAGACTATACTGTATGAAatcatactaattttagtcatAATATTCACATAACTATATTTATATCGTACTATAGATATATGATACTTATTTgttaagtatatttaaaagtaataatatatttacagaaaaaacaAACGCATGTAATGTTTTGTactaaatgtttttattagaaCAATTGTTATGTCACAGCATAATggcattataaataaaacgatttttttCATAGGTAATCCTAGATTGTaattgaaactatttattatatacagaaGTTAAAGTATTTGACCTTCAAAAGAGCACaacctaaaaatatttttgtattttattgtacacTTGAGGTTTACTGCCTGAAGAAAGATTAAGCTACAAAAATTAAGGTTTTTATATTAGTAATCTATAAACTGCTATATGTTATGTTTTACATAGttcacttttatttactttttaaatattactattcCAATAATTGAACAGAACACAGATCTTCAGAAGTTTTAAAATGGACAAAatgcaattaataattctgCTATTTTCTCTTTTGCTGAAAGTCTTTTGTATAGTTGGAACCATAGtaactgtaaaaatattcaggtACTGTACAagtgttcaaaatatttcattgttacttgaatataatttaaacaattcaatatttgaatatagGTAATTCAAACAGTtcaacattgaaaaataaaattcaaaaattatttaaacgatattcaaagtattttaaatacttatattcaaattatatttgccGAATATTTGAATCACACAAGTgttcgaatattcgaataaagaaaaattctacgaATAGTTCAAACCCTAGTCcacgttaaatttattactaatTCCTAcaataatgtaaatgtaatagtaCATCCAAATACGATTCGAAaactgaatataaataaaatagcattttatttgaataagtaCGAGTCAGagtcgtaaaataaaataaataatttactatttattgcTCGAGAGACATATTTTAGCCAGCTGTGGGTGTCGTTCCCTCGCAATCACTCAGCGGATGTTTTATAGCGCAGCCAAGATGGCGTTCCACCGAGTGGAATATACTTGTTAGAAAAAGTGCGTGAAAAAAAATGCCGCGGAAAGCTTGAGAGCGACGCGTGCGAACTTAAGTGAACTTTCGGTGGTAAAGTGGATTCTCGTAACCTCGTCATGCGACTTAGATGAAAAGGAATCGGGTGGTGAGGTCGAAAGGATGCGTGCATTAACCCAAGTGACAAGGCTTGTTCGCTGATCTTCGGACATTGCGGAGAACCGTGATCGTCGAGCGGCGAACAACGACGCTATGGCGTCCATCAGacgtgtgtatgtgtgtgtcattatttttaatccgtAATTAACGGCTAATTAAGCAGTCGTGAACGCGGATCGCTGGTAGAATTTGACGTGTGCAAGATACGTGACGACGCCGGTTTGCAAAACGACGCGACTTCCTGGTGTTAATCGTCGAGCCGGATCGGCTCGTCCGAAAACAAACATTCGGAGCTGCTTTCGTTCTCCCTGTTTGACAGCTTCTGCCTTAAATAACTCGGAACATTATGAATATCTTGACGCAATTTCTGCGGTTACGTTGTCACAAACTATGTCGTGCGTTCGCTGTAACCCTTTCTTTAAACAGTACGACTTCGATTCGTTACTGTTAGAGTATGTTCGCAAGCTCGGGAATGTGACTAGCTGATCTCTCAACAAGTGTGTTTAATTGCAAGTGTTCTAGAATGATTcatagtttatattttatttccaaacaCTTTGCTTTTCTTAAGTTTTCATATACCTCGATGATATGTCCCGCATGCAACCTtctaaatatgtaaacatttctatGTATTAGCTGTATAAGCTACTTATTCACTTCTGTTTCAACATGCAAATGTTTCAATCTCTATAttgttaaatgtttatttgctTT
The sequence above is drawn from the Hylaeus volcanicus isolate JK05 chromosome 2, UHH_iyHylVolc1.0_haploid, whole genome shotgun sequence genome and encodes:
- the LOC128872378 gene encoding methylenetetrahydrofolate reductase (NADPH) isoform X3 — translated: MTFIKEINKYRPLFYALTWHTKNMAKDYPSLEVIRQFPSNTILHIVIGNLTRADILIILKKALDSGVINIFVLRGDSAIANTDFPHAVDLVRFIRNEFGNIFCICVAGYPEMHPESPSKELDLLYLKEKVDAGADLIITQVIFEADVFIKFVNDCNKIGINVPIIPGVLSIPSYASLEKMSKICNFRVPRGIVDILQPIKNNDDEVRNYGIELVTNVIKDILASGTTSGFHLFTLNRTSLSSEICKKLNISR
- the LOC128872382 gene encoding transcription elongation factor 1 homolog, giving the protein MGRRKSKRKPPSKKKAIQPLDTQFNCPFCNHEKSCEVKMDKSRNTARITCRVCLEDFQTTINLLSEPLDVYNDWIDACESAN
- the LOC128872380 gene encoding uncharacterized protein LOC128872380, translated to MSTLSVNLSIPFPSAREAEIIYQVLRVDKEPSRSGVSKDLTLNNNILQVLFSGAEARKVRVALTSFFDSLILVTETIQQFGPPAPTYNYY
- the LOC128872378 gene encoding methylenetetrahydrofolate reductase (NADPH) isoform X2; amino-acid sequence: MNHGKNLLVIVNAIRFCSFELSPIKNNDFYQSFFAEINKYRPLFYALTWHTKNMAKDYPSLEVIRQFPSNTILHIVIGNLTRADILIILKKALDSGVINIFVLRGDSAIANTDFPHAVDLVRFIRNEFGNIFCICVAGYPEMHPESPSKELDLLYLKEKVDAGADLIITQVIFEADVFIKFVNDCNKIGINVPIIPGVLSIPSYASLEKMSKICNFRVPRGIVDILQPIKNNDDEVRNYGIELVTNVIKDILASGTTSGFHLFTLNRTSLSSEICKKLNISR
- the LOC128872378 gene encoding methylenetetrahydrofolate reductase (NADPH) isoform X1 codes for the protein MNIFIAYLPRCSAFLFILSFFSRDYSHMELVTNSMYYTIRCYQNWSHIVPRIRRKYVVVTSVFFGDTMNKFVRENESREKPVGDSECNKVTSYFPPKNIGNEIVDLRKLLKDSFDAKFRFCSFELSPIKNNDFYQSFFAEINKYRPLFYALTWHTKNMAKDYPSLEVIRQFPSNTILHIVIGNLTRADILIILKKALDSGVINIFVLRGDSAIANTDFPHAVDLVRFIRNEFGNIFCICVAGYPEMHPESPSKELDLLYLKEKVDAGADLIITQVIFEADVFIKFVNDCNKIGINVPIIPGVLSIPSYASLEKMSKICNFRVPRGIVDILQPIKNNDDEVRNYGIELVTNVIKDILASGTTSGFHLFTLNRTSLSSEICKKLNISR